A stretch of the Enterobacter mori genome encodes the following:
- a CDS encoding PLP-dependent cysteine synthase family protein produces the protein MNSTWVKHAISEINADYQRSADTHLIRLSLPGFDGIQLYLKDESTHPTGSLKHRLARSLFLYGLCNGWIKEGTTIIESSSGSTAVSEAYFARLLGLPFIAVMPSCTAKRKIEQIEFYGGRCHFVESACEIYAASEMRARELNGHYMDQFTFAERATDWRGNNNIADSIFRQMTHEPHPVPSYIVMSAGTGGTSATIGRYIRCQGYDTQLMVVDPQNSVFLDYWQNRDAGLRSPVGSKIEGIGRPRVEPSFIPDVVDEMMRVPDAASVATAHWLETQLGRKVGASTGTNMWGALQLAARMREENRTGSIVTLLCDSGERYLETYYNAEWVQANIGDIAPWKAQITQLLK, from the coding sequence ATGAATAGCACCTGGGTTAAACATGCGATCAGCGAAATCAATGCCGACTATCAGCGCTCGGCGGATACGCACCTGATTCGCCTTTCCCTGCCGGGATTTGACGGCATTCAGCTCTATCTGAAAGACGAAAGCACTCATCCTACCGGTAGCCTGAAGCATCGCCTGGCACGTTCCCTGTTCTTATACGGTTTATGTAACGGCTGGATTAAAGAAGGCACGACGATTATTGAATCCTCGTCCGGTTCCACAGCGGTGTCCGAAGCCTATTTCGCCCGCCTGCTGGGCCTGCCGTTTATCGCGGTGATGCCGTCCTGCACCGCAAAACGCAAAATCGAACAGATCGAATTTTACGGCGGACGCTGCCACTTTGTGGAAAGCGCCTGCGAAATCTACGCCGCCTCTGAAATGCGCGCGCGCGAGCTGAACGGCCACTATATGGACCAGTTCACCTTCGCCGAGCGAGCCACCGACTGGCGCGGCAATAACAACATCGCCGACAGTATTTTCCGCCAGATGACCCACGAGCCGCATCCTGTTCCGTCGTACATTGTGATGAGCGCCGGTACGGGCGGCACGTCTGCCACTATCGGGCGCTACATCCGCTGTCAGGGCTACGATACCCAGCTAATGGTGGTTGACCCGCAGAACTCCGTGTTCCTTGACTACTGGCAAAACCGCGATGCCGGTCTACGCAGCCCGGTGGGCAGTAAAATTGAAGGGATTGGTCGCCCGCGCGTGGAGCCCTCTTTCATCCCCGACGTCGTGGACGAGATGATGCGCGTGCCGGATGCCGCAAGCGTGGCAACGGCGCACTGGCTGGAGACGCAGCTGGGGCGCAAAGTGGGCGCATCGACGGGCACTAACATGTGGGGCGCACTGCAGCTTGCTGCCCGTATGCGCGAAGAGAACCGCACCGGCTCCATCGTCACGTTGCTCTGCGACAGCGGCGAGCGTTACCTTGAGACCTATTACAACGCGGAGTGGGTGCAGGCCAACATCGGCGATATCGCCCCGTGGAAAGCGCAGATTACGCAGCTGCTGAAATAA
- the ppiD gene encoding peptidylprolyl isomerase, whose translation MMDSLRTAANSLVLKIIFGIIIVSFILTGVSSYLIGGGANYAAKVNGQEISRGQFENAFAGERNRMQQQLGDQFSELAANEGYMKTLRQQTLNRLIDEALLDQYAKGLGLGISDEQVKKAIFSTPAFQSNGKFDNARYNSIVNQMGMTADQYAQALRNQLTTQQLINAVVGTDFMLKGETDELAALVAQQRVVREATIDVNALAAKQQVSDADINAYYEQNKNTFVAPEQFRVSYIKLDAAALQESASDAEIQSYYDQHQDQFTQPQRNRYSVIQTKTEADAKAVLDELNKGADFATVAKAKSTDIISAKNGGDMGWLEDATTPDELKNAGLKEKGQLSGVIKSSVGFLVVRLDDITAAKTKPLADVREDIAAKVKQEKALDAYYALQQKVSDAASNDNESLAGAEQAAGVKAVETGWFGRDNLPEELNFKPVSDAIFNGGLVGENGTPGSNSDIITVDGDRAFVLRVSEHKAEAVKPLAEVKDQVVAQVKHNKAEQQAKLDAEKILVDLKAGKEDALKAAGLSFGEAKTLSRTGQDPISQAAFGLTLPAKDKPSFGTTTDMQGNVVLLALDEVKAGTLPEAQKKAMVQGITQNNAQIAFEAMMSNLRKEAKIKLGDVMTQQQ comes from the coding sequence ATGATGGACAGCTTACGCACGGCTGCTAACAGTCTCGTGCTCAAGATTATTTTCGGTATCATTATCGTGTCGTTCATTTTGACCGGCGTGAGCAGTTACCTTATCGGCGGTGGTGCGAACTATGCCGCAAAAGTGAACGGCCAGGAAATTAGCCGTGGGCAGTTCGAGAACGCTTTCGCCGGTGAACGTAACCGTATGCAGCAACAGCTGGGCGATCAATTCTCTGAACTGGCAGCGAACGAAGGCTATATGAAAACCTTGCGTCAGCAGACGCTTAATCGCCTTATCGATGAAGCGTTGCTGGACCAGTATGCGAAGGGACTGGGTCTGGGCATTAGCGATGAGCAGGTTAAAAAAGCCATCTTCTCAACCCCGGCATTCCAGTCTAACGGCAAATTCGACAACGCCCGTTACAACAGCATCGTAAACCAGATGGGCATGACCGCCGATCAGTACGCGCAGGCGCTGCGTAACCAGCTGACGACTCAGCAGCTCATCAATGCCGTTGTGGGCACCGATTTTATGCTCAAAGGTGAAACTGACGAACTGGCTGCGCTGGTGGCTCAGCAGCGTGTCGTGCGTGAAGCGACAATCGATGTGAATGCGCTGGCGGCAAAACAGCAGGTGAGCGACGCAGACATTAACGCTTACTACGAGCAGAACAAGAACACCTTCGTTGCGCCTGAGCAGTTCCGTGTGAGCTACATCAAACTGGATGCGGCTGCGCTGCAGGAAAGCGCGTCTGACGCGGAAATCCAGTCTTACTACGATCAGCATCAGGATCAGTTCACTCAGCCGCAGCGTAACCGCTACAGCGTGATTCAGACTAAGACCGAGGCAGATGCCAAAGCCGTGCTGGACGAGTTGAACAAAGGCGCTGATTTCGCGACCGTCGCGAAAGCAAAATCCACCGACATTATCTCTGCGAAAAACGGCGGTGATATGGGCTGGCTTGAAGACGCGACCACGCCGGACGAGCTGAAAAATGCGGGTCTGAAAGAGAAAGGCCAACTTTCAGGCGTCATTAAGTCTTCCGTTGGTTTCCTGGTCGTGCGTCTGGACGACATCACCGCGGCGAAAACCAAGCCGCTGGCTGACGTTCGCGAGGATATCGCGGCGAAAGTGAAACAGGAAAAAGCGCTGGATGCTTATTACGCACTGCAGCAGAAAGTGAGCGATGCGGCGAGCAACGACAATGAATCTCTGGCGGGTGCAGAGCAGGCGGCGGGTGTCAAAGCGGTTGAAACTGGCTGGTTTGGACGCGACAACCTGCCGGAAGAGCTGAACTTCAAGCCGGTTTCTGACGCTATCTTCAACGGTGGTCTGGTAGGCGAGAACGGCACGCCGGGCAGCAACTCTGACATCATTACCGTTGACGGTGACCGTGCATTCGTTCTGCGTGTCAGCGAGCACAAAGCGGAAGCCGTTAAGCCGCTGGCGGAAGTGAAAGATCAGGTTGTTGCGCAGGTTAAGCACAACAAAGCTGAGCAGCAGGCAAAACTGGATGCTGAGAAGATCCTGGTTGATCTGAAAGCAGGTAAAGAGGACGCGCTGAAAGCTGCTGGCCTGAGCTTCGGTGAGGCGAAAACGCTGAGCCGTACCGGTCAGGACCCAATCAGCCAGGCCGCGTTTGGTCTGACGCTGCCAGCGAAGGATAAACCAAGCTTCGGCACCACAACCGATATGCAGGGTAACGTCGTTCTGCTGGCGCTGGATGAAGTGAAAGCGGGCACGCTGCCAGAAGCACAGAAGAAAGCGATGGTCCAGGGGATTACCCAGAACAACGCCCAGATTGCTTTCGAAGCCATGATGAGCAACCTGCGTAAAGAAGCTAAAATCAAGCTGGGTGATGTGATGACTCAGCAGCAGTAA
- the hupB gene encoding nucleoid-associated protein HU-beta, which translates to MNKSQLIDKIAAGADISKAAAGRALDALIASVTESLQSGDDVALVGFGTFAVKERAARTGRNPQTGKEITIAAAKVPGFRAGKALKDAVN; encoded by the coding sequence GTGAATAAATCTCAACTGATTGACAAAATTGCTGCTGGTGCTGATATTTCTAAAGCTGCAGCTGGACGTGCGTTAGATGCATTAATTGCTTCTGTTACTGAATCTCTGCAGTCTGGGGACGACGTTGCGCTGGTAGGCTTCGGTACTTTTGCTGTTAAAGAGCGTGCTGCCCGTACTGGCCGTAACCCTCAAACCGGTAAAGAGATCACCATTGCTGCCGCTAAAGTGCCGGGTTTCCGTGCAGGTAAAGCGCTGAAAGACGCAGTAAACTGA
- the lon gene encoding endopeptidase La — translation MNPERSERIEIPVLPLRDVVVYPHMVIPLFVGREKSIRCLEAAMDHDKKIMLVAQKEASTDEPGVNDLFTVGTVASILQMLKLPDGTVKVLVEGLQRARITTLSDDGEHFSAKAEYLDSPELDEREQEVLVRTAISQFEGYIKLNKKIPPEVLTSLNSIDDPARLADTIAAHMPLKLADKQSVLEMSDVNERLEYLMAMMESEIDLLQVEKRIRNRVKKQMEKSQREYYLNEQMKAIQKELGEMDDAPDENEALKRKIDAAKMPKEAKEKAEAELQKLKMMSPMSAEATVVRGYIEWMVQVPWNARSKVKKDLRQAQEILDTDHYGLERVKDRILEYLAVQSRVNKIKGPILCLVGPPGVGKTSLGQSIAKATGRKYIRMALGGVRDEAEIRGHRRTYIGSMPGKLIQKMAKVGVKNPLFLLDEIDKMSSDMRGDPASALLEVLDPEQNVAFSDHYLEVDYDLSDVMFVATSNSMNIPAPLLDRMEVIRLSGYTEDEKLNIAKQHLLPKQIERNALKANELTVEDSAIVGIIRYYTREAGVRSLEREISKLCRKAVKQLLLDKSLKHIVINGDNLHAYLGVQRFDYGRADNENRVGQVTGLAWTEVGGDLLTIETACVPGKGKLTYTGSLGEVMQESIQAALTVVRARAEKLGINPDFYEKRDIHVHVPEGATPKDGPSAGIAMCTALVSCLTGNPVRADVAMTGEITLRGQVLPIGGLKEKLLAAHRGGIKTVLIPYENKRDLEEIPDNVIADLQIHPVKRIEEVLSLALQNEPSGMQVVTAK, via the coding sequence ATGAATCCTGAGCGTTCTGAACGCATTGAAATCCCCGTATTGCCGTTGCGCGATGTGGTGGTTTATCCGCACATGGTCATACCCTTATTTGTAGGGCGGGAAAAATCTATCCGTTGCCTCGAAGCCGCCATGGATCATGATAAAAAAATCATGCTGGTGGCGCAGAAAGAAGCATCAACGGATGAGCCGGGTGTAAACGATCTTTTCACCGTCGGGACCGTGGCCTCTATTTTGCAGATGCTGAAGCTGCCTGACGGCACCGTGAAGGTGCTCGTAGAAGGCCTGCAGCGTGCGCGTATTACCACTTTGTCAGACGATGGCGAACACTTCTCTGCCAAGGCAGAGTACCTTGATTCGCCTGAGCTTGATGAGCGCGAGCAGGAAGTGCTGGTGCGCACCGCGATTAGCCAGTTTGAAGGCTATATCAAGCTGAACAAGAAAATCCCACCAGAAGTGCTGACGTCGCTGAACAGCATCGACGATCCTGCGCGTCTGGCGGACACCATCGCTGCACACATGCCGCTGAAGCTGGCTGACAAACAGTCCGTGCTGGAAATGTCCGACGTTAACGAACGTCTGGAATACCTCATGGCGATGATGGAATCTGAAATCGATCTGCTGCAGGTTGAGAAGCGTATTCGCAACCGCGTGAAAAAGCAGATGGAGAAATCTCAGCGCGAGTACTATCTGAATGAGCAAATGAAGGCCATTCAGAAAGAGCTGGGCGAGATGGACGATGCGCCGGACGAAAACGAAGCGCTGAAGCGTAAGATCGACGCGGCGAAGATGCCGAAAGAGGCGAAAGAGAAGGCTGAAGCTGAGCTGCAGAAGCTGAAAATGATGTCTCCGATGTCGGCTGAAGCGACCGTCGTGCGCGGCTACATTGAGTGGATGGTGCAGGTCCCGTGGAACGCCCGCAGCAAGGTCAAAAAAGATCTGCGTCAGGCACAGGAGATCCTCGATACCGACCACTACGGCCTGGAGCGCGTGAAAGACCGCATTCTTGAGTACCTCGCGGTACAGAGCCGTGTGAACAAAATTAAAGGCCCCATTCTGTGCCTGGTAGGGCCGCCAGGGGTAGGTAAAACCTCTCTGGGTCAGTCCATCGCCAAAGCGACCGGACGTAAGTATATCCGCATGGCGCTGGGTGGCGTACGCGATGAAGCGGAAATCCGCGGTCATCGCCGTACCTACATCGGTTCTATGCCGGGTAAACTGATTCAGAAGATGGCGAAAGTGGGGGTTAAAAACCCGCTGTTCCTGCTCGATGAGATCGACAAAATGTCGTCAGACATGCGTGGCGATCCGGCGTCTGCACTGCTGGAAGTGCTTGATCCAGAACAGAACGTAGCGTTCAGCGATCACTACCTGGAAGTGGACTACGATCTGAGCGATGTTATGTTCGTGGCGACGTCCAACTCCATGAACATTCCGGCCCCACTGCTGGACCGTATGGAAGTGATCCGTCTCTCCGGCTACACCGAAGACGAGAAGCTGAACATTGCGAAACAGCACCTGTTGCCGAAGCAGATTGAGCGTAACGCGCTGAAAGCGAACGAGCTGACCGTTGAGGACAGCGCGATTGTTGGCATCATCCGTTACTACACCCGTGAAGCGGGCGTGCGTAGCCTTGAGCGTGAAATCTCTAAACTGTGCCGTAAGGCGGTGAAACAGCTGCTGCTGGATAAGAGCCTGAAGCACATCGTGATTAACGGCGACAATCTGCATGCCTACCTGGGCGTACAGCGCTTTGATTACGGTCGTGCAGACAACGAAAACCGCGTGGGTCAGGTGACCGGTCTGGCATGGACGGAAGTGGGCGGCGATCTGCTGACCATTGAAACGGCCTGCGTGCCGGGTAAAGGCAAGCTGACCTACACCGGCTCGCTGGGTGAGGTAATGCAGGAGTCCATTCAGGCGGCATTGACCGTGGTACGTGCGCGCGCGGAAAAACTGGGTATTAACCCGGATTTCTACGAAAAACGCGATATCCACGTTCACGTACCGGAAGGGGCGACGCCGAAAGATGGCCCAAGCGCGGGTATTGCTATGTGTACCGCACTGGTCTCCTGTCTGACGGGCAACCCGGTGCGTGCCGACGTGGCGATGACCGGTGAAATTACCCTGCGTGGTCAGGTACTGCCAATCGGTGGATTGAAAGAAAAACTGCTGGCGGCACATCGTGGGGGGATCAAAACCGTATTGATTCCTTACGAAAATAAACGCGATCTGGAAGAGATTCCGGACAACGTGATTGCCGATCTGCAGATCCATCCGGTGAAACGCATTGAGGAAGTTCTTAGTCTCGCACTGCAGAATGAACCCTCAGGAATGCAGGTTGTAACCGCAAAATAG
- a CDS encoding YbgC/FadM family acyl-CoA thioesterase, which translates to MQTKIKVRGFHLDVYQHVNNARYLEFLEEARWDGLENSESFQWLTAHNIAFVVVNININYRRPAVLGDVLTVTSQVQQLNGKSGVLSQVVTLDPEGQVVADALITFVCIDLKTQKALPLEGELREKLELMVA; encoded by the coding sequence ATGCAGACAAAAATCAAAGTACGCGGTTTCCATCTCGACGTTTACCAGCACGTGAACAACGCCCGCTATCTCGAGTTTCTTGAAGAAGCGCGCTGGGACGGGCTGGAGAACAGCGAAAGCTTTCAGTGGCTGACTGCGCACAACATCGCGTTCGTGGTCGTCAATATCAACATCAACTACCGCCGTCCGGCCGTACTGGGGGATGTGCTGACCGTCACCAGTCAGGTTCAGCAGCTAAACGGTAAAAGCGGGGTGTTGAGCCAGGTGGTGACGCTGGATCCTGAAGGGCAGGTGGTGGCCGATGCGCTGATCACCTTTGTCTGTATTGATCTAAAAACGCAAAAGGCGCTGCCGCTTGAAGGGGAATTGCGGGAAAAGCTGGAGTTGATGGTCGCTTAG
- the cof gene encoding HMP-PP phosphatase, protein MARLAAFDMDGTLLMPDHRLGEKTLSTLKRLREHDVTLTFATGRHVLEMRHLLGAFSLDAFLITGNGTRIHSVEGDVLHRRDLNPEVADIVLHSTWDTQASIHVFNDGGWFTGSEIPELLHAHVYSGFKYQLIDLRRIPAHTVTKICFCGDHDDLCRLRIQLNEALGDRAHLTFSAVDCLEVLPVGCNKGSALAVLSDHLGLTLQDCMAFGDAMNDREMLGSVGRGLIMGNAMPQLMAELPHLPVIGHCRNEAVSHFLTHWLDKSNLPYSPE, encoded by the coding sequence ATGGCTCGGCTCGCTGCATTTGATATGGACGGCACGCTGTTAATGCCGGATCACCGTCTGGGGGAGAAAACCCTGAGTACCCTGAAGCGCCTGCGCGAGCATGATGTCACCCTGACGTTTGCCACCGGTCGTCATGTGCTGGAAATGCGCCATTTGCTGGGCGCGTTTTCCCTCGACGCCTTTCTGATCACCGGCAACGGGACGCGAATTCACTCCGTAGAAGGTGATGTACTGCACCGACGGGATCTCAACCCGGAAGTGGCGGATATCGTGCTACACAGTACCTGGGACACGCAGGCCAGCATCCACGTCTTTAACGATGGGGGCTGGTTTACCGGCAGCGAAATCCCGGAATTACTGCACGCGCATGTTTACAGCGGCTTTAAATATCAGCTTATCGATCTGCGACGGATCCCCGCTCATACAGTCACCAAGATCTGCTTCTGCGGCGATCATGACGATCTCTGTCGCTTACGGATCCAGCTGAATGAGGCGCTGGGCGACCGGGCGCACCTGACCTTCTCGGCAGTGGATTGTCTGGAAGTGCTGCCTGTGGGCTGTAACAAAGGTTCAGCCCTGGCAGTGCTGAGCGATCACCTGGGCTTAACGTTGCAGGATTGTATGGCGTTTGGCGATGCCATGAACGACCGCGAGATGCTGGGCAGCGTCGGTCGCGGTCTGATCATGGGGAATGCGATGCCGCAGCTTATGGCAGAACTCCCTCATTTACCGGTTATTGGTCACTGCCGCAACGAAGCGGTGTCCCATTTTTTGACGCATTGGCTGGACAAAAGCAACCTCCCATATTCCCCCGAATAG
- a CDS encoding helix-hairpin-helix domain-containing protein has product MKRGIKALLITLAIATTGMSAGAQAVTPAAKSQATQSKPDATAPVQGQTKATDAGKNTDDDGTRASINSASAEDLARVMNGVGLKKAQAIVSYREEYGPFKTLDDLKQVPGMGSALVERNLSHLTL; this is encoded by the coding sequence ATGAAACGTGGAATCAAAGCACTGTTAATTACGCTGGCTATTGCCACCACCGGGATGAGCGCGGGCGCGCAGGCGGTGACGCCCGCCGCCAAATCACAGGCTACGCAGAGCAAGCCTGACGCGACAGCGCCGGTGCAAGGGCAAACCAAAGCGACTGACGCCGGTAAAAATACCGATGATGACGGTACGCGGGCCAGCATCAATTCGGCCTCTGCGGAAGATCTCGCCCGCGTCATGAATGGCGTCGGCCTGAAAAAAGCACAGGCTATCGTCAGCTACCGCGAAGAGTATGGCCCTTTCAAAACGCTCGACGATCTCAAACAGGTGCCCGGCATGGGCAGCGCGCTGGTTGAGCGCAACCTCTCACACCTGACGCTGTAA
- a CDS encoding type II toxin-antitoxin system RelE/ParE family toxin, with translation MHRKDPDLVFRILMRINRAIKRNFGDYRYLREGVWEMRVDSGPGYRIYFSVENRQVLLLLIGGDKKSQKADIKLAIDYWKDHQTKGHSNERR, from the coding sequence ATGCATCGAAAGGATCCGGATCTGGTTTTCCGGATCCTTATGCGGATTAACCGTGCGATAAAACGTAATTTTGGCGATTACAGGTATCTCAGGGAAGGTGTTTGGGAGATGCGAGTCGACAGTGGCCCCGGCTACAGAATCTATTTTTCAGTAGAGAATCGGCAGGTTTTATTGTTACTGATCGGTGGTGACAAAAAGAGCCAAAAAGCAGATATCAAACTGGCAATAGATTACTGGAAAGATCATCAAACAAAAGGACATTCCAATGAGCGTCGCTAA
- a CDS encoding addiction module antidote protein, with protein MSVAKRKYSSSVSHHDAVVKMLRENPSYAQRYLQTALEEIYEDQGIPAYLIALRQVIEARGGIGEISTKAGLSRQQLYRTLSDNGNPTLTTLMKVTRAAGVKLFDSTVK; from the coding sequence ATGAGCGTCGCTAAACGAAAATATTCGAGCTCTGTTAGCCACCATGATGCTGTTGTGAAAATGCTGCGAGAGAATCCTTCCTACGCTCAGCGTTATCTGCAAACAGCCCTGGAAGAGATCTATGAAGACCAGGGGATCCCTGCCTATCTCATTGCACTCCGTCAGGTCATCGAAGCGCGAGGCGGTATCGGAGAAATCTCTACCAAAGCAGGTCTGTCCCGTCAGCAGCTATACCGAACCTTATCAGACAACGGCAACCCAACGCTGACAACGCTGATGAAAGTCACCCGTGCTGCTGGTGTGAAACTGTTCGACAGCACGGTCAAGTAG
- the queC gene encoding 7-cyano-7-deazaguanine synthase QueC — protein sequence MKRAVVVFSGGQDSTTCLVQALHQYDEVHCVTFDYGQRHRAEIDVARELALKLGARAHKVLDVTLLNELAVSSLTRDSIPVPDYEPDASGIPNTFVPGRNILFLTLTAIYAYQVKAEAVITGVCETDFSGYPDCRDEFVKALNHAVNLGMAKETRFETPLMWLDKAETWALADYWGKLDLVRSETLTCYNGIKGDGCGQCAACNLRANGLNHYLADKVGVMAAMQKKTGLK from the coding sequence ATGAAACGTGCCGTCGTCGTGTTCAGCGGAGGACAAGATTCTACTACCTGCCTGGTTCAGGCTCTTCATCAGTACGATGAAGTTCACTGTGTCACTTTCGATTATGGCCAGCGCCACCGCGCTGAAATCGACGTGGCCCGTGAACTGGCTTTGAAACTGGGCGCACGCGCGCACAAGGTGCTGGACGTTACGCTGTTAAATGAACTGGCCGTGAGTAGCCTCACCCGGGACAGCATTCCCGTCCCGGATTACGAACCCGATGCCAGCGGCATTCCGAATACCTTCGTGCCGGGCCGCAATATTCTGTTCCTCACCCTGACGGCAATTTATGCCTACCAGGTAAAAGCCGAAGCGGTGATCACGGGCGTGTGTGAAACAGACTTCTCCGGCTACCCGGACTGTCGTGATGAGTTCGTGAAGGCGTTAAATCACGCCGTCAATCTGGGCATGGCAAAAGAGACGCGCTTTGAAACCCCGCTGATGTGGCTGGATAAAGCCGAAACCTGGGCGCTGGCGGACTACTGGGGCAAGCTGGACCTGGTTCGCAGCGAAACCCTTACCTGCTACAACGGCATCAAAGGCGACGGTTGCGGTCAGTGCGCCGCCTGTAATCTGCGCGCTAACGGGCTGAACCACTATCTTGCCGATAAAGTCGGCGTGATGGCCGCGATGCAGAAAAAGACTGGGCTTAAATAG
- a CDS encoding SgrR family transcriptional regulator, which translates to MRQLNRLNQYQRLWQPSEGAPQQVTVTELASRCFCSERHVRTLLRQAQEAGWLSWRAQSGRGKRGELTFHVTPESLRNAMMEEALKSGQQHNALELAQLAPEDLRALLHPFLGGHWQNDTPTLRIPYYRSLDPLHPGFLPGRAEQHLAGHVFSGLTRFHGSSSEPTGDLAHHWEVSADGLRWHFYIRSTLHWHNGDKIETAQLQQSLTALLAMPALRKLFQSVLRIDVTHPQCLTFTLHQPDHWLAHRLATYCSRLAHPNQPMTGCGPFKLSVFDPELVRLESHEQYHLSHPLLKAIEYWITPTLFDYGLGTSCRHPVQIAIGELDELENLRLVSSSTSLGFCYLTLKHSPRLNKMQARRLINIIHLSTLLHTLPLNEGLITPTEELLPGWGIPQWPDLTNVRLPETLTLIYHLPVELHTMADQLKQYLAQQGCELRVIFHDAKTWDGCQQLAEADIMMGDRLIGEAPEYTLEQWLRCDALWPHLLSAPQFAHLQATLDAVQTQADEQARHAGLKAIFSQLMENAVITPLFNYQYQISAPPGVNGIRLNTRGWFDFTEAWLPAPKS; encoded by the coding sequence ATGCGCCAGCTCAATCGTCTTAATCAGTATCAGCGGCTGTGGCAACCTTCCGAGGGGGCTCCACAGCAGGTGACCGTCACCGAACTTGCCAGCCGCTGCTTCTGCAGTGAACGTCACGTGCGTACTTTGCTGCGTCAGGCTCAGGAGGCGGGGTGGCTCAGCTGGCGCGCGCAGTCTGGCCGCGGAAAGCGCGGTGAGCTGACGTTTCACGTCACCCCGGAATCGCTGCGCAATGCGATGATGGAAGAGGCGCTGAAAAGCGGGCAGCAGCATAACGCTCTCGAACTGGCACAGCTTGCGCCTGAGGATTTACGTGCGCTGCTGCATCCATTTCTGGGTGGCCACTGGCAAAACGATACGCCGACGCTGCGTATCCCTTACTACCGCTCGCTGGATCCCCTTCATCCCGGTTTTCTACCCGGCCGGGCGGAGCAGCATCTGGCCGGGCACGTTTTCTCCGGGTTGACGCGCTTTCACGGCAGCAGCAGCGAACCAACGGGGGATCTGGCGCACCACTGGGAAGTCTCGGCGGACGGCCTACGGTGGCACTTTTACATCCGTTCCACCCTGCACTGGCATAACGGCGATAAAATCGAGACGGCACAGCTTCAGCAAAGCCTGACAGCACTGCTGGCGATGCCTGCCCTGCGTAAATTGTTCCAGAGCGTATTACGCATTGACGTCACCCACCCCCAGTGTCTGACATTTACCCTGCATCAGCCGGATCACTGGCTTGCGCACCGCCTGGCGACATACTGCAGTCGCCTCGCCCATCCCAATCAGCCCATGACGGGCTGCGGCCCTTTCAAACTGAGCGTGTTCGATCCTGAATTGGTTCGTCTGGAAAGCCACGAGCAGTACCATCTTAGCCACCCGCTGCTGAAAGCGATTGAATACTGGATCACGCCGACGCTGTTTGACTACGGGCTTGGCACCAGCTGTCGTCATCCGGTACAAATCGCCATTGGCGAGCTTGATGAACTGGAAAACCTGCGGCTGGTGAGCAGCAGTACCAGCCTGGGGTTTTGTTATCTCACGCTGAAGCACAGCCCACGACTGAACAAAATGCAGGCACGACGGTTGATCAATATCATCCATCTCTCGACGCTGTTGCACACGCTGCCGTTGAATGAGGGCTTAATCACGCCAACGGAAGAACTCCTGCCCGGCTGGGGTATACCGCAGTGGCCTGATTTAACGAACGTTCGTCTGCCTGAAACATTGACGCTGATTTATCATCTGCCGGTAGAACTCCATACCATGGCAGACCAGCTGAAACAGTACCTTGCACAACAAGGCTGTGAGCTTAGGGTCATTTTTCACGATGCCAAAACATGGGACGGATGCCAGCAACTGGCAGAGGCGGATATCATGATGGGTGACAGGCTGATTGGGGAAGCGCCAGAGTACACGCTTGAGCAGTGGCTACGCTGTGATGCTCTTTGGCCGCATCTGTTAAGTGCGCCACAGTTTGCTCATCTACAAGCCACGCTGGATGCGGTTCAGACCCAGGCCGACGAACAGGCGCGGCATGCTGGCCTGAAGGCCATTTTTAGTCAACTTATGGAAAATGCGGTGATTACACCGCTATTTAACTACCAGTATCAAATCAGCGCCCCACCGGGCGTAAACGGTATTCGGCTTAATACCCGCGGCTGGTTTGATTTTACCGAAGCCTGGCTTCCAGCCCCCAAATCGTGA